Proteins co-encoded in one Ponticoccus alexandrii genomic window:
- a CDS encoding MDR family MFS transporter, whose protein sequence is MTATDPAADSGNAPTTAAYVEQPDRATVRLVLAAVAATLLFASLGQTIVSTAMPVMVADLGGMDHITWVITAYLLASTIAAPMAGKLGDMYGRKLVLQLGIAVFVLGAVIAGTAASMGQVIAGRLVQGFGAGTLIVTSMATVGDLLPPRQRGMAQGVLGAAFGVSTVIGPLLGGFIVQNWHWHWIFFVNLPVGALAFVVIGAALPRRTERQERRVDYAGAALLATLLASVVLLPNAAGEGAGWASPQVGALAALGALALAGFVLIEGRAEEPILPLGLFRNNTFLVVNAVGFLVGMGMFGTITFLPLFLQVVKGVSPTNSGLFLVPMMGGLIFASTMAGRVMSKTGRYKLMPTLSTGLLAVALVALSTLSADSPLWFIAGAMVLIGLGLGPVFSVGVAAIQNAIPGSMMGVGTASANMFRLIGGSIGTAAFGAVFSAGLARNLSAHMPGADAGGLRSLGAETMRALPPEAQLRVMEGFSEALHPVFWIAALAALLACLMSTQLRELPLSGT, encoded by the coding sequence ATGACCGCCACCGATCCCGCCGCCGACTCCGGCAATGCGCCGACCACCGCCGCTTATGTCGAACAGCCTGACCGGGCCACCGTGCGCCTTGTCCTTGCCGCCGTCGCCGCGACGCTGCTTTTCGCCTCGCTGGGGCAGACCATCGTCTCGACCGCGATGCCGGTCATGGTCGCGGATCTGGGCGGCATGGATCACATCACCTGGGTCATCACCGCCTATCTTCTGGCCTCGACCATCGCGGCGCCGATGGCGGGCAAGCTGGGCGACATGTACGGGCGCAAGCTGGTGCTGCAATTGGGGATCGCCGTCTTCGTCCTTGGCGCCGTGATTGCCGGGACCGCCGCTAGCATGGGGCAGGTGATCGCCGGGCGTCTGGTGCAGGGCTTCGGTGCGGGCACGCTGATCGTGACTTCCATGGCCACGGTCGGGGACCTGCTGCCGCCGCGCCAGCGTGGCATGGCGCAGGGTGTCCTGGGTGCGGCCTTCGGCGTGTCCACGGTGATCGGGCCGTTGCTGGGCGGTTTCATCGTGCAGAACTGGCACTGGCACTGGATCTTCTTCGTCAACCTGCCTGTCGGTGCGCTGGCCTTTGTCGTCATCGGTGCCGCCCTGCCGCGCCGCACGGAACGGCAGGAGCGCCGGGTCGACTACGCCGGGGCCGCGCTTCTGGCGACCCTTCTGGCAAGCGTGGTGCTGCTGCCCAACGCCGCCGGAGAGGGTGCGGGCTGGGCCTCGCCGCAGGTCGGGGCGCTGGCGGCGCTGGGCGCGCTGGCCCTGGCGGGCTTCGTGCTGATCGAGGGCCGCGCCGAAGAGCCGATCCTGCCGCTCGGCCTGTTTCGCAACAACACCTTTCTCGTGGTGAACGCGGTGGGTTTCCTCGTCGGCATGGGCATGTTCGGCACCATCACCTTCCTGCCGCTGTTCCTTCAGGTGGTGAAGGGCGTGTCGCCGACGAACTCCGGCCTCTTCCTCGTGCCGATGATGGGCGGGTTGATCTTCGCCTCGACCATGGCGGGCCGGGTGATGTCGAAGACCGGGCGCTACAAGCTGATGCCGACGCTCTCGACCGGGCTGCTGGCGGTGGCGCTGGTGGCGCTGTCCACCCTCTCTGCCGACAGCCCGCTGTGGTTCATCGCGGGGGCCATGGTGCTGATAGGGCTGGGCCTCGGGCCTGTGTTCTCGGTCGGCGTGGCGGCGATCCAGAACGCCATCCCGGGCTCGATGATGGGGGTGGGCACGGCCTCCGCCAACATGTTCCGCCTGATCGGCGGTTCGATCGGCACCGCCGCCTTCGGCGCGGTCTTCTCCGCCGGGCTCGCGCGCAACCTGTCGGCCCATATGCCCGGCGCGGATGCGGGCGGTTTGCGCTCCCTCGGCGCCGAGACGATGCGCGCCCTGCCGCCCGAGGCGCAACTGCGCGTGATGGAGGGCTTCTCGGAGGCGCTGCACCCGGTTTTCTGGATCGCGGCGCTGGCGGCGCTTCTGGCCTGCCTGATGTCGACGCAGCTTCGCGAACTTCCGCTGTCAGGGACCTGA
- a CDS encoding MarR family winged helix-turn-helix transcriptional regulator: protein MAERDKRLKEELAQAGISEDSSQAALDIDAVLQVWRRKIFKRELGHRALAELGLPVDLPQLDVLMAVRAPDNEFRDEEPRETMVSTVAQRLNIDPSRASRMTSDLIARGLLCRAVSQADARRTVLELTEKGERVVEAVRTYKFLTMGSYLQGWTAEEIRTFLPLLERFSAWSETAAHPSEEVADEIAKLRESIADLGVSDRNETAG from the coding sequence ATGGCCGAACGGGACAAGCGTCTGAAAGAGGAACTCGCACAGGCCGGGATCAGTGAGGATTCCAGCCAGGCGGCTCTGGACATTGACGCTGTGCTGCAGGTCTGGCGCCGCAAGATCTTCAAACGAGAGCTTGGCCACCGCGCCCTTGCCGAACTCGGCCTGCCGGTGGATCTGCCGCAACTCGATGTACTGATGGCGGTCCGGGCGCCCGATAACGAGTTTCGCGACGAAGAGCCCCGCGAGACCATGGTTTCCACGGTCGCGCAGCGTCTGAACATCGACCCCTCGCGGGCCAGCCGCATGACATCGGACCTGATCGCGCGCGGGCTGCTGTGCCGGGCGGTCAGCCAGGCGGATGCGCGCCGCACCGTTCTGGAACTGACGGAAAAGGGCGAGCGGGTCGTCGAGGCGGTGCGGACCTACAAGTTCCTGACCATGGGCAGCTACCTGCAAGGCTGGACGGCGGAAGAGATCCGCACCTTCCTGCCACTGCTCGAACGCTTCAGCGCCTGGTCCGAAACGGCGGCGCACCCCTCCGAGGAGGTTGCCGACGAGATCGCCAAGCTGCGCGAGTCGATCGCCGACCTTGGCGTGTCCGACCGCAACGAGACCGCGGGTTGA
- a CDS encoding alpha/beta hydrolase yields the protein MSQSEVARLFNLAKRTPTPEVTDPAGVPPPSWRRRLLPLATRLAPEATARVLARRYLRPNVALLGDPDAVARWGTVVRPAPGLTLLRRPAAAGPEAPRVLIAPGLNGHFRQFTRLAGALGDAGLTVDFLVLPGHGHPGEGLCGLNQIVSALETVTAQARYHGIVAHCVSANAALLAPPTTAPLARLALVSAPLDLPRLIRLGGTQYGLTGPCLDRFCQHVSALGAPWPTDSPWQPGALAREDTLLMVHGQHDDAAPPEDLAQMAEVAPRTRIALFESGGHNSILTMHGPCTQLAAFMRP from the coding sequence ATGTCGCAAAGCGAAGTTGCCAGACTCTTCAACCTCGCCAAACGGACCCCGACGCCCGAGGTCACGGACCCGGCAGGCGTTCCACCGCCGTCATGGCGCCGACGCTTGCTGCCGCTGGCGACGCGGCTTGCGCCCGAAGCCACGGCCCGTGTCCTTGCCCGCCGCTACCTGCGGCCCAACGTCGCCCTGCTTGGCGACCCGGACGCCGTGGCGCGCTGGGGCACGGTGGTCCGGCCTGCGCCGGGGCTGACCCTGCTGCGCCGCCCCGCCGCTGCCGGCCCCGAGGCACCGCGCGTCCTGATCGCGCCCGGCCTCAACGGCCACTTCCGCCAGTTCACACGCCTTGCCGGGGCCCTCGGGGATGCCGGGCTTACCGTGGATTTCCTTGTTCTGCCGGGCCATGGCCACCCCGGAGAGGGTCTGTGCGGCCTCAACCAGATCGTCTCGGCCCTTGAAACCGTGACGGCACAGGCCCGCTATCACGGCATCGTGGCGCACTGCGTGTCGGCGAATGCCGCCCTGCTCGCCCCCCCGACCACAGCGCCGTTGGCGCGTCTGGCGCTGGTCTCGGCGCCGCTGGACCTGCCGCGCCTCATCCGGCTGGGCGGCACGCAATACGGGCTGACGGGACCCTGCCTCGATCGGTTCTGCCAGCATGTAAGCGCCCTGGGCGCGCCATGGCCGACGGACAGCCCGTGGCAGCCCGGGGCCCTGGCGCGGGAGGACACGCTCCTGATGGTGCACGGACAACACGACGATGCCGCCCCGCCAGAGGACCTTGCGCAGATGGCCGAGGTCGCCCCCCGGACCCGGATCGCCCTGTTCGAGAGCGGCGGCCACAACTCGATCCTCACCATGCACGGCCCCTGCACGCAGCTTGCGGCCTTCATGCGACCCTGA
- a CDS encoding glutaminase has translation MTDTLAAFLDTLDADIRARADWGAVASYIPELARIDPAQFAISVALADGQVLNAGDSETRFSIQSVSKVFSLACVLARIGEGLWRRVGREPSGDRFDSILLLEQEQGRPRNPFINAGALVTTDELLAGRAPREALSEIIGFVRASAGDDDIHIDRAVAESEKATGYRNVALANYLKSYGNLVNAPDLVLGTYFHQCAIEMTTRQLALAGRGIAGLPGAPFLLNGVKRRRIAALMMTCGHYDGSGDFAFRTGLPGKSGVGGGILIAVPGRASVAIWSPGLNAWGNSKCGTEAAERLARFTGWSVFG, from the coding sequence ATGACAGACACGCTGGCCGCCTTCCTCGACACACTGGATGCCGACATTCGGGCGCGCGCCGACTGGGGCGCCGTGGCCAGTTACATCCCGGAACTGGCGCGAATCGATCCGGCGCAATTCGCGATATCAGTGGCCCTGGCGGACGGGCAGGTTCTGAACGCAGGGGACTCTGAAACCCGGTTTTCGATCCAGTCAGTGTCGAAGGTCTTTTCGCTGGCCTGCGTGCTGGCGCGCATCGGCGAGGGGCTGTGGCGTCGCGTGGGGCGTGAGCCTTCGGGGGATCGCTTTGATTCCATCCTGCTGCTGGAGCAGGAGCAGGGGCGCCCGCGCAATCCCTTCATCAACGCAGGCGCGCTGGTAACGACGGACGAACTGCTGGCGGGCCGGGCCCCGCGCGAGGCGCTGTCCGAGATCATAGGCTTCGTGAGGGCCAGCGCCGGAGACGACGACATCCACATCGACCGCGCCGTGGCGGAGTCGGAGAAGGCCACCGGCTATCGCAACGTGGCGCTGGCCAATTACCTCAAGAGTTACGGCAACCTTGTAAACGCGCCGGATCTGGTGCTGGGCACCTATTTCCATCAGTGCGCCATCGAGATGACGACCCGGCAGCTTGCGCTTGCGGGACGCGGGATTGCCGGGCTGCCGGGGGCACCCTTCCTGTTGAACGGCGTCAAGAGACGGCGGATCGCGGCGCTGATGATGACCTGCGGGCATTACGACGGCTCTGGCGACTTCGCCTTTCGCACCGGCCTGCCGGGCAAGTCCGGTGTTGGCGGCGGCATCCTGATCGCCGTGCCGGGGCGGGCCTCTGTCGCGATCTGGTCGCCCGGCCTGAACGCCTGGGGCAACTCCAAATGCGGGACCGAGGCGGCGGAACGGCTGGCGCGCTTCACCGGCTGGTCGGTCTTCGGCTGA
- the xdhA gene encoding xanthine dehydrogenase small subunit, with translation MDITFLLNGESVHLADAPPTVTLLDWLRETRGLTGTKEGCNEGDCGACTVMVSEEGRARALNACILFLPQLHGKAVRTVEGISGPGGALHPVQAAMVEHHGSQCGFCTPGFIASMATAHLNGDTRHDDALAGNLCRCTSYAPIVRAAKAAESAPIPDWLQPDLDFFCPEISRGSAAGAEPPAPLHAPETADDLARLCAANPEATLVAGATDVGLWVTKQLRQLDQVIFLNRCRDLQGIEERNGVLTIGAGVTMDRVLDLMRRHHPSYAEMIRRYGSAQVRAAATIGGNIANGSPIGDNPPALIALDATLHLRHGDTRRDLAIEDFFLSYGKQDRAPGEFVEAISLPASAPRLKVYKLSKRFDQDISAVCGAFNVTIEEDRVTGARIAFGGMAGVPKRASAVEAALTGQPWTMETIEAARDAWEQDFEPLSDMRASAAYRLETARNMLTRYFLADHGGAQSVLEVTA, from the coding sequence ATGGACATCACCTTTCTTCTGAACGGAGAGAGCGTGCATCTCGCCGATGCGCCCCCCACGGTGACATTGCTCGACTGGCTGCGCGAGACACGCGGCCTGACCGGCACCAAGGAGGGCTGCAACGAAGGCGACTGCGGCGCCTGCACGGTCATGGTCAGCGAAGAGGGCCGCGCAAGGGCGCTCAACGCCTGCATCCTCTTCCTGCCGCAACTGCACGGCAAGGCCGTCCGCACGGTCGAGGGGATCTCGGGCCCGGGCGGCGCACTCCACCCGGTGCAGGCGGCCATGGTCGAGCACCACGGCTCGCAATGCGGCTTCTGCACGCCGGGCTTCATCGCGTCGATGGCCACGGCACACCTCAACGGCGATACGCGCCACGACGACGCGCTGGCGGGCAACCTCTGCCGCTGCACCAGCTACGCCCCCATCGTGCGCGCCGCAAAGGCCGCCGAGAGCGCGCCCATCCCCGACTGGCTGCAACCGGACCTCGATTTCTTCTGTCCGGAAATATCCCGGGGGAGCGCAGCGGGGGCAGAGCCCCCTGCCCCCCTCCATGCCCCCGAAACCGCCGATGACCTCGCGCGGCTCTGCGCCGCCAACCCCGAAGCCACGCTGGTGGCGGGCGCCACCGATGTGGGCCTCTGGGTGACCAAGCAGTTGCGCCAGCTCGACCAGGTGATCTTCCTCAACCGCTGCCGCGACCTGCAGGGGATCGAGGAACGCAACGGCGTGCTGACCATCGGCGCGGGTGTGACCATGGACCGGGTGCTGGACCTGATGCGCCGCCACCATCCCTCTTACGCCGAGATGATCCGCCGCTACGGCTCGGCGCAGGTTCGGGCGGCGGCGACCATCGGCGGCAATATCGCCAATGGCTCTCCCATCGGGGACAACCCGCCCGCGCTGATCGCGCTCGACGCCACACTGCACCTGCGCCACGGCGACACCCGGCGCGACCTCGCCATCGAGGATTTCTTCCTGTCCTACGGCAAGCAGGACCGCGCCCCGGGAGAGTTCGTCGAGGCCATATCGCTGCCCGCCTCGGCCCCTCGGCTGAAGGTCTACAAGCTGTCGAAACGCTTCGATCAGGATATCTCGGCGGTTTGCGGCGCCTTCAACGTCACCATCGAGGAGGACCGCGTCACCGGCGCGCGCATCGCCTTCGGCGGCATGGCGGGCGTGCCGAAACGCGCCTCGGCGGTCGAGGCCGCGCTGACCGGCCAGCCCTGGACCATGGAAACGATCGAGGCCGCCCGCGACGCATGGGAGCAGGACTTCGAGCCGCTTTCGGACATGCGCGCCAGCGCCGCCTACCGGCTGGAGACCGCCCGCAACATGCTGACACGTTACTTCCTCGCCGACCACGGCGGCGCGCAATCGGTGCTGGAGGTGACGGCATGA
- the dnaE gene encoding DNA polymerase III subunit alpha — MADPRFIHLRTHTEYSLLEGAIRLKKLPGLCQAMEMPAVAVTDTNNLFAALEFSVGASGAGVQPIIGCQMDLRYIDPAPGERVKPPAPVVLLAQTERGYEHLMKLNSCLYMRRDTELAHITLDELERHSEDVICLSGGPDGPVGRLLRQSTRAAAQTLMMRLEGIFGDRLYVELQRHPGEDGQPTEAERMTERGHVEMAYEMGLPLVATNDVYFPKSDMYEAHDAMICIAEGAYVDQQEPRRRLTPQHYLKTPQEMAVLFADLPEALENTVEIARRCAFMAYRRDPILPKFADDEVAELRRMANDGLQARLAVIPHAVSVEEYQKRLDFELGIIEGMGFPGYFLIVADFIQWSKDNNIPVGPGRGSGAGSLVAYALTITDLDPLRYSLLFERFLNPERVSMPDFDIDFCMDRREETIRYVQDKYGHDRVGQIITFGALLSKAAVRDMGRVLQMPYGQVDRLSKMIPVEGVKPVSIEQALRDEPRLAEEARNEEVVDRLLKYGMQVEGLLRSAGTHAAGVVIADRPTDELVPLYRDPRSDMPATQFNMKWVEQAGLVKFDFLGLKTLTVIQNALDLILKSGRPLHVAADGTELYQPAEGGENQMNLIPLDDEPTYKLYASAKTVAVFQVESSGMMDALKRMKPTCIEDIVALVALYRPGPMENIPTYCEVKNGLREITSVHPSIDHILAETQGIIVYQEQVMQIAQEMAGYTLGGADLLRRAMGKKIKEAMDAERPKFTKGAMANGVDEKKAKEVFDLLEKFANYGFNKSHAAAYAVVSYQTAWLKANHPVEFMAGVMNCDIHLTDKLAIYFEEVRKGLSLPYVPPCVNRSQATFDVKDGELVYALGALKNVGVEAMRLVVEGRGERPFATLYDFARRVDLKKIGKRPLEMMARAGAFDVLDGNRRRVFDSLDALVMYSSAIHEQKASAQVSLFGEAGDDLPEPRMSPVSDWLPAERLAEEFRAVGFYLSGHPLDDYMPALKRQQVMTLDEVTAKAERGPFVAKLAGVVAGRQERKSARGNRFAFAQLSDPTGAYEVTLFSETLEKSREFLETGSKVVVTVEATMESDQLKLLGRSVTPADTLTAGAGASGLRIFVETETAFGQIAKVLSWAAEQNPKAPRGPIHLCLTDRGLPGEVELDLSDQFPVSPEVKGAVKSLEGVMAVEDF; from the coding sequence ATGGCCGATCCCCGATTCATACACCTCCGCACCCACACCGAATATTCGCTGCTCGAAGGCGCCATCCGCCTGAAGAAGCTGCCCGGCCTCTGTCAGGCGATGGAAATGCCGGCGGTGGCCGTCACCGACACCAACAACCTCTTTGCCGCGCTGGAATTCTCTGTCGGGGCGTCGGGCGCGGGCGTGCAGCCGATCATCGGCTGCCAGATGGACCTGCGCTACATCGACCCGGCGCCGGGCGAGCGGGTGAAGCCGCCCGCGCCGGTGGTCCTGCTGGCCCAGACGGAACGCGGGTACGAGCATCTGATGAAGCTCAACTCGTGCCTATACATGCGCCGGGACACCGAACTTGCGCATATCACGCTGGATGAGCTGGAACGGCACTCCGAGGATGTGATCTGCCTGTCCGGCGGCCCCGACGGCCCGGTGGGCAGGCTGCTTCGGCAGTCCACCCGCGCCGCCGCGCAGACGCTGATGATGCGGCTGGAGGGGATCTTCGGCGACCGGCTTTACGTGGAGCTCCAGCGCCACCCCGGCGAGGATGGGCAGCCGACGGAAGCCGAACGGATGACCGAACGCGGCCATGTCGAGATGGCCTATGAAATGGGCCTGCCGCTGGTCGCCACCAATGACGTCTATTTCCCCAAGTCCGACATGTACGAGGCCCACGATGCGATGATCTGCATCGCCGAGGGCGCCTATGTCGACCAGCAGGAACCGCGCCGCCGCCTGACCCCGCAGCACTACCTGAAGACCCCGCAGGAGATGGCGGTGCTGTTCGCCGACCTTCCCGAGGCGCTGGAGAACACCGTCGAGATTGCCCGCCGCTGCGCCTTCATGGCTTACCGCCGCGACCCGATCCTGCCGAAGTTCGCCGACGACGAGGTGGCCGAACTGCGCCGCATGGCCAATGACGGTCTTCAGGCCCGCCTTGCGGTGATCCCGCACGCGGTCAGCGTCGAGGAATACCAGAAGCGGCTGGATTTCGAGCTGGGCATTATCGAGGGCATGGGCTTTCCCGGCTACTTCCTGATCGTGGCCGACTTCATCCAGTGGTCCAAGGACAACAACATCCCCGTCGGGCCGGGGCGGGGCTCGGGCGCGGGCTCGCTCGTCGCCTATGCGCTGACGATCACCGACCTCGACCCGCTACGCTACTCGCTGCTGTTCGAGCGCTTCCTGAACCCGGAACGGGTCTCGATGCCCGACTTCGACATCGACTTCTGCATGGACCGGCGCGAAGAGACGATTCGCTACGTGCAGGACAAATACGGCCACGACCGCGTGGGGCAGATCATCACCTTCGGCGCGCTTTTGTCCAAGGCCGCCGTGCGCGACATGGGTCGCGTCTTGCAGATGCCTTACGGGCAGGTGGATCGCCTGTCCAAGATGATCCCGGTCGAGGGCGTCAAACCCGTCAGCATCGAGCAGGCGCTGCGGGACGAGCCGCGCCTCGCCGAAGAGGCCCGCAACGAGGAAGTCGTGGACCGCCTGCTGAAATACGGCATGCAGGTCGAGGGGCTCTTGCGCAGCGCCGGTACGCACGCGGCGGGCGTGGTCATCGCCGACCGGCCCACCGACGAGTTGGTGCCGCTGTATCGCGATCCGCGCTCGGACATGCCCGCCACCCAGTTCAACATGAAGTGGGTGGAGCAGGCGGGTCTGGTGAAGTTCGACTTCCTCGGCCTGAAGACCCTGACCGTCATTCAGAACGCGTTGGACCTGATCCTGAAGTCTGGCCGCCCCCTGCATGTCGCCGCCGATGGCACCGAGCTGTACCAACCGGCGGAGGGCGGCGAGAACCAGATGAACCTGATCCCGCTGGACGACGAGCCGACCTACAAGCTTTACGCCAGCGCCAAGACCGTCGCCGTGTTCCAGGTGGAAAGCTCGGGCATGATGGATGCGCTCAAGCGCATGAAGCCCACTTGCATCGAGGACATCGTCGCGCTCGTGGCGCTCTATCGTCCCGGCCCAATGGAGAACATCCCCACCTACTGCGAGGTCAAGAACGGCCTGCGCGAGATCACCTCTGTGCACCCTTCGATCGACCACATCCTTGCCGAGACGCAGGGCATCATCGTCTATCAGGAACAGGTGATGCAGATCGCGCAGGAAATGGCCGGCTATACCCTTGGCGGCGCCGACCTGCTGCGCCGCGCCATGGGCAAGAAGATCAAAGAGGCGATGGACGCCGAGCGGCCCAAGTTCACCAAGGGCGCCATGGCCAACGGCGTGGACGAGAAGAAGGCCAAGGAGGTCTTCGACCTTCTGGAGAAATTCGCCAACTACGGTTTCAACAAGTCCCACGCGGCGGCCTATGCGGTGGTCAGCTACCAGACCGCTTGGCTGAAGGCGAACCACCCGGTGGAGTTCATGGCGGGCGTCATGAACTGCGATATCCACCTGACGGACAAGCTGGCGATCTACTTCGAAGAGGTCCGCAAGGGCCTGTCGCTGCCCTACGTCCCGCCCTGCGTGAACCGCTCTCAGGCCACCTTCGACGTCAAGGACGGAGAACTGGTCTATGCGCTGGGCGCGCTGAAGAACGTGGGCGTGGAGGCGATGCGGCTGGTGGTCGAGGGACGGGGGGAACGCCCCTTCGCCACGCTTTACGATTTCGCCCGGCGGGTGGACCTGAAGAAGATCGGCAAGCGGCCGCTGGAGATGATGGCGCGGGCCGGGGCCTTCGACGTGCTCGACGGCAACCGCCGCCGGGTCTTCGATTCGCTGGATGCGCTGGTGATGTACTCTTCGGCGATCCACGAACAGAAGGCCTCGGCGCAGGTCTCGCTTTTTGGCGAGGCGGGCGACGACCTGCCGGAACCGCGCATGTCGCCGGTCAGCGACTGGCTGCCCGCCGAACGGCTGGCAGAGGAATTCCGCGCCGTGGGCTTCTACCTCTCGGGGCACCCGCTGGACGACTACATGCCCGCGCTGAAGCGCCAGCAGGTGATGACGCTGGACGAGGTGACCGCCAAGGCCGAACGCGGCCCCTTCGTGGCCAAGCTGGCGGGCGTCGTCGCGGGGCGGCAGGAACGGAAGTCGGCGCGCGGCAACCGCTTTGCCTTTGCGCAGCTGTCGGACCCGACCGGCGCCTACGAGGTGACGCTGTTCTCGGAGACGCTGGAGAAATCGCGCGAATTCCTCGAAACCGGGTCGAAGGTCGTCGTGACGGTCGAGGCCACGATGGAAAGCGACCAGCTGAAATTGCTGGGCCGCTCGGTCACGCCCGCCGACACGCTGACGGCGGGGGCCGGGGCCTCCGGCCTGCGGATCTTCGTCGAGACCGAAACCGCCTTCGGCCAGATCGCCAAGGTCTTGTCATGGGCCGCCGAGCAGAACCCCAAGGCGCCGCGCGGGCCGATCCACCTGTGCCTGACCGACCGCGGCCTGCCGGGAGAGGTGGAGCTGGACCTCTCCGACCAGTTCCCGGTCTCGCCCGAGGTCAAGGGCGCGGTCAAATCGCTGGAGGGCGTCATGGCGGTCGAGGATTTCTAG